The DNA window GGTTTGCTCCCAATTATAGTATCGGTCAAATAAACAACTACTTGTTTGTTTCGTTTCTGGATGGTATGATGATGAGTTTCCTCCATCTGCCATGTTTCTGCAAAAAGAATTAGTTAGTTTATCTTTAATTTTTTAGAAAAGGGTAGGAGGCCATTAGGATCAAGAAATTGGGGTATTATACCCTCAGTGACGGTTATGTAAGGAACAAGTTGGTTGATAAAGGATACTCGTAAAATGACAGTATTGATTAGGTCACTTGAATTTTACCTATATTGAATCCTATTTCGATTGtattatatgtttaaaaattatctctaattttaaataactttaaaaaacaactaatcttatcttaataATTTCTGCTTTtatcaaattattacatagAACTATAGTAAAATCTTTTGCAAATCACAATTATTGAAAATTTACATATTCCATAAATTACTACCTTTCACCACCATATCATTGATTAGTATTCAAATCATTCATCATCTTTTCCCTTCTTGTTATTATCTTCTAAAATACAAACTTTTATTatctaaaaaaatatttatacaatAAAGAATATCCACCAAGTTTTTAATATGGGGTACATTATTTGATGTATACTATTATATTACGATGAAAGTATgtaaagaaatttttaaaaattagtaaataattgaacattAAGAATACATTAAGTTTTTAAAGTTAATATGAATGAACATGTAggattgttgttaatttttgtatttaaattattcatatttgtataaattcacaataaatataaaaaaacaGACTGTGCTAAGACACAAACAAAATTCTAGTTATGTAATAAGTAAGAAGAATAATCAATTGCAAAGTACGATGTGTTTCATCTCGGTCTAACCACCTCCCTGAATTTTGGTGATTAACCCTAATTTTAAACATGTACTACTTTCCTATTTATTATTAAGAATCCCAATTGCATACTCCTTGGTTTTTTTATACAAAAGTTTGATTGGAAATAATTTGTACAGCACTGACCTAGCTAATGCATGTTGGAATTGCTTGGTTTTATAACCCCAATAATTGCACGCTTGCATCTTCCATGACTTCACCTATCGAAAGTCGAAGGTTTTGCATCACATTTTGCTTAAACAATTTATCTAAAACATATCAAATTGGCCTTCGAATTGAGGACGTTAGACTAAACCATAGAGATAAGgtgaaggatttttttttttgcgattTTCCTTACCGGAATAGGGTGAATTTGCTCATATGTCCTTCAGCTTTTATGAACATTTTGCTTTGTTCTCAACTTATATCAAAGGACGGTATTACCAAAATAGAAACCAAGTTTCAGATACTAAATACAACAATTATCATAATTAGCATCACAGTTTCTTAATTAATATAGCCACTATTTAATAAGAAgtgctttttttattttttatttttttcccaatGGAGATTTTAAACCTCACAAGGAGAAGAAAGAGGAGGAAATGATTGACAATCAATCAAAGATCTTGCAATTGACTCgtttgtttgaaaaaaaaattaactagtAAGTAGTAGCATATAACATGGCTGAATTGTCTGGGTCGGGAAAAGACAAGGCTGAACATATCCACCATTATCCAAGTGCAGCCCATTTTAACTTGGGCTTAGTTTTTTGGACCCCCATATCAAACCAAGCCAATCTATGTAGATGGCTTGGACCTAGTCACGGATATTAAAAGGCCCATCTCTTATGAAATATAGGATAAATTACTTATTACCCTCAATGCAGATTTACATAATACTAGATAAACCtcttaaagttttaaaatagtCATATAACCCTCGTGGTTTTATGTAAATTGTAAAGTAGAAAATAAACGGAATGTACAACCAATTACAGCATTTATACCAAACACATTTTAAAAGAACATGTGATAAAGTCTTAATATCCATATAACACCCTTAtaatttgtataaatattcACTTTAATCTCTTgtgatttttatatttatccACATAATTTTCCTATACTATTATACAAGGTTTTAGGGGAGGGGGGAGGAAGGAGAGGAGGAAGatggaggagagaaagagagagggggagaaaggaaagaaaggggaaaaaaaagaagaagagtcATCGGGCCTTGATGCTAGCGCCGGTGGAGTGGCGGTCGGCGGCGGCTATTGGTGGAGGTGGTGGAAGAATGAGTTGTGGGGAGgtagaagaagaaagaagggaaaattttttggTATGTGTTTGGGCATTTGTGGTatgcatttttaaaaaatttgtagagTTTTTTGAGATAATTGtaattaaagtttttaaaaaaactcGTAATCAAAAAACTTATGTTCCAAACAGACCCTTGAATATAATTATATGACTAGAAGCAAGTCACAAAAGAAACTAAACataagaagggaagaaaaaaaaaggaagttccACAGCAAAGAATACATGGTCCCAAGTATTTAGATGCCAGAACTTGACACTTGCTGCGCACACACATTTTTTGCGACAAGTAGCAGATCATTTTTCTTAAGCATTGTAAGACCCGGTAAAACTTCAGTATCAATGTCTTCTTTCTTGATCCCAGAAGGCAATTCCCAGTCAAAAGAATACAGAAGATTGGCAAGTCCAACTTCCACCATTGCTAGTCCCAGAGAATATCCAGGGCAGCCCCTTCGCCCAGCCCCAAACGGTATCAGTTGAAAGTCTTTCCCTTTCATATCTACGCTACTATTCAAGAATCTCTCAGGCAAAAACTCATTTGGATTTTCCCAATTATCGGGATCTCTTCCAATCGCCCAGACATTCGTGTAAACTATAGAATTGGACCGGATTTCGTGACCATTTATTATGCAATTTGCTAGTGTCTGTCTTGGAACTAAAAGTGGAGCTGGAGGATACAATCTGAAGGTCTCCTTGACAATTGCCTTGAGATAAGGGAGCTTTTGAATATCATCTTCGTTTACTTTATCTTTATTTCCAAGTGCACCTCTAATCTCTGCTTgtgccttcttcaatattgctTCAGGGCTCTTCATCAGTGCTGCCATTGCCCAGATTATTGTAGCTGCAACAGTATCCGACCCTGCACTAAAAACATCCTACAATGATATATTGAATCAGATTAGCAAAATGGGATTGATCCAAATTcttaaaaggaaaaacaaaaatgaaaaatcgttcaaaacgttcCCACGTTTCATTAAATGAATTTCTTCATCTCTcacctttaaaatattaattttacgttccttacaaattcaaattaataATATTTGATCCTTACCTaaatttttgaccactttttaATCCAAAATCACTATGTGACCACAtgcaattattttttatatacaaGAAGGCTAGATTCCACTTTTTAATGGCAAAAATGAATATAGATTAAATCAAATCCTACTTTTTTAGATGCAAAAGTGAATATGGATCAAGTCATTTATTTAACTATAAATAAGATCTAACATttttgctccaaaaaaaaaataacaatatgtGGGTCACATAATGGATTCAAGATAAAAATGATCGAAAACCTAAGTTGAGACTAAATTTTATCAAATTAATTTTGTAAGGAACgtaaatttataatttcaaaagtgaaggacgaaaaaatttatttgttgaaATGTGAAAGACGTTTTGAACGATATtatcaaacaaaaaatgagtAGGTCCTTTGAACAGGTAATTAATCACCATGAGCATCGCTTTGATGTGATCTTGCGTTAGATCAAAGGAAGTTGATTGTTCTTGCCGTAATTGAAGCATGATGTCAATGATATCACCATTCATGGACTCTGGCCTATTTGGATTTAAGTGTTCGTCGATGAGTTCTTGAAGAAATGAATCTAACTTACTGCAAGTCCGCTCAAGTC is part of the Coffea eugenioides isolate CCC68of chromosome 6, Ceug_1.0, whole genome shotgun sequence genome and encodes:
- the LOC113775179 gene encoding cytochrome P450 71A1-like produces the protein MEILIALISALLIIVLSVLQTNRRRSSRPKNPPPPGPPGIPVIGNLLQFDTSAPHVYLWQLSKIYGPLMSLKLGSFPLLVVSSARMAEEVVKNHDSTFSSRPLLLGSRMLSYNGLDIAFSPYSEQWRELRKISVLHLFSNRRVQSFRGIREDEVSRMIRTISKEASSSQVTNLSKTLISLSSTFICRIAFGKRYDEEDQQRRRFHDLLQEMQAAFAGFFFSDYIPSIGWLDSLNGMRSRLERTCSKLDSFLQELIDEHLNPNRPESMNGDIIDIMLQLRQEQSTSFDLTQDHIKAMLMDVFSAGSDTVAATIIWAMAALMKSPEAILKKAQAEIRGALGNKDKVNEDDIQKLPYLKAIVKETFRLYPPAPLLVPRQTLANCIINGHEIRSNSIVYTNVWAIGRDPDNWENPNEFLPERFLNSSVDMKGKDFQLIPFGAGRRGCPGYSLGLAMVEVGLANLLYSFDWELPSGIKKEDIDTEVLPGLTMLKKNDLLLVAKNVCAQQVSSSGI